AGATCTGACTATCAGACGACAGAAGCCTGCGGACGCACGGAGAGCTGACCACCCCACGAGAGGGACCTACGCGCGGCCGCGCCCACTCACCCGCCGCTCCCCGGGAGACGGGAGACCAGCCCGGGGTCCAAGTCCTCGGCGTGGCAGACTCGCCCCTCTCCGGGCCCGGCTCCAGCTCACCTCGGCGCGGCCCGCCTGGGCGCCGCCATCTTGACCACATAGGGGGCCTCGCGCCGGAGGCCCCTGAGCGGGCGCCCTGAGCGGAGCCGGAGCGCCGGGGAGGCCCAGGTCGGCGTCCTACGTCCCCCGCGCGCTCGCGCCCCGTCCACGAGCGACGAGAGTCCCGCACGCAGCGCCCGACCCAGGCTTCCGCGGAAGCGGCGCCCCGCGCAGCCCGCACCGCGGCTCAGGCGGCGCCGAGGGCGGCCCGGGCGGAAGAGCGGGCGCGGGGCACGCGCTCGGTAACCTGGCAACGCGGAGCAACCCGGCGTCTCCGGCGAACCCCAGCCCTCCACCGCGAAGAAGCACGGACCCCCGTACCAGCCGCCCAGCCCGCGCCACCCCTCGGTCGCTCCGCCCGCCGCTGCCCGCTGGCTATGGTCTTTTAAATCCATGATACAACGTCTATATGTAACAAATCTGTTAAACCCTAAATGTTTATGATACTCAAGTAATCCATTATCTGAATTATTCTTGAAGATAAAACATCCAAGACTTCTTAATTGTAtgggtatacatacataaaatacacgTGGAGGTAACTTCAAATATAGTATGTGCCTGTCTCTATTCCTTCCCTCTCCGCTCTTTTAAGAAATGCCCCTTTAAAAATTGCCCACTCACCATCTGTTAGGTAAATTTGCTGAAACACAGTAAATGTGGAGACAGAAATTGTTATAGAGACTATTCCAAATGACACTGACACctgtatttatgaaatttttaaaagggtaagttagagttgtttttttttttttttaaatcccactaTAGTAACACCACATCATCCTAGGTGCCCAGTTCTATCCAATTAcataagatggagaaagagagagagagagagagagaggagaaagagaaagaagaaaggaagaaaaccaagtacTTATGTATAAAATGTTGCTCCCAAAGTTTGAGATTATACTCAAGCATCaatgaacagaaggaaaacacttacaaatttacaaatgtatttcatttatggtATGAGGGACACAGGTTTAGATTTGCAACACGCTCCCACAAGGGTCAAATTGACCACTTTTTTCTATTAGTTGCTCTCGAGAGAACAAAACAATGGAAACAGATGCCATTCAATTCCAAGTCTATAGCTTAGACCATGTCACTGCACATGAAATATTGTTCATTCAGAGTCAGCACATAGCAAGAGTAATTTATACTCTCAGAGTGTTTGCTCTCAAGTCAATAGCAGAGAAGCCTTGAATAAAAACGTTCCCATTACTTTCCATTGTAATAGATCTTACTTATAGCCCATGAAACAGTGGTCAGAGGAGGTTTATTCTTTGGACACCATATTATATAATCTCTCCACTTTAAGCCATCCCCCACTCggcgattattttttaaatatgttactcgtagtcaatattaatttacatttaatctttCTTAGCATTAGGAGAGTATTATTTTGTACAGGCTCAGAAACAAATCTCCCGAAATTCCTCCCTGATGCTCCCTTCAGGCTGAAAATGCATTGCAGGGTGGCTGCAGTGACTTAATTCTAGTTGGCAGAGCCCTGGCCACACACTAATTTCATTAGCCTCAAACTCCTGGATTTGAAAGATCCACTGAATATGATTCCTGTCCTCTGACGTGTCACTTACTAACCAATTCAGTGTGcatacagaggagagaaaggacttgcTCAGCTCTGGCCCACCGGCAGGCAGATGAGAATTCCCAGTCAGAGACACTGTTTACATCTGAGTGGTCATTCTTGCCCGGGTCCTCATTTTCAGGAAGGAAGTTCAATCCAGGCTTTGCCGGCAGCTGCAGCATTTGTTACATCCATTACTAGCTCCTTGTTCCTTCCTGCCCCCCAGTGCTTAGCATCCCCCATTTCAGTCACTAAgtcttccttcccccagcctaGAAGCTTACCTCACCATAAATTTTTATCTCAAATGATAGGTTTGGCACATTCCCCACAGCAACCCACAGggactggggaaaagaaaactcaaatctcTGGAGAGCTAAGAATTCAACCATTTAGAGGAGTTTCTTTTATACAGGACAGTCTTCATTGAGCTGAACCCTGCAATCCCAGAGAAGATTCACCTACccgttcttttcctctttccctaaaGTGACTGTGTCTTTGAACAATGGGTCTGTGTCCCACTATTCTCTCTATTCATTTTGCAGGTTTACAGAGGCTGGGAAGCTGGGGACTGGACTTACATGCCAGGAGCTTCTAAGATCACACGCAAAAATAAGGCTACTGGAAGAGATTGTTGGAATCTATCTCTGTATATTTGAACATGGGCAGTGGTTAACCAGGATGCTCACACCAAGCTTATATCCAGCTTGCAGCACAAGCTACAAGTTGGTGCATCCCTCCTACTACCAGCctcttctcaataaatgcaggtgAAAACTGGGGGCTCTTTTCCCTCAGCTGTTCATTCCAACATGAATAGCTGCAATTTGCAAACTAGAGGAAAATGACAGTGTTTTCTCTGAATGGTTTTGGTCCCAACGCACACTGCTAATGCTGGCATTcagttcctttccttcccagcccagggaacgGGGGAACTAAGCATAAGGCAAGCGTTCTCTTTTCTTGCAAGTGCCTCAGATCCACACACCAGAGAAGGAATCAGCTCCCCCTGGAATCTTTTTCAGCAAACACAATCCTTCAGCCTAGTCGGCAAGCTCTCTCTTGACTttaagatttcactcttttttcgaCAGGCAGGCCCATCTGCAAGCTCCCAAGCTCCAAGTGAAggcaccaaaataatttttaaaatgtcaaacagCAAATGTGCCTTCAACCCCCAGAGCTTCAGTAAAAATACTGTGAGTTGCCCCTGTGGTTCTCAGGTGACCTCTGGCCTCATCTTCCCTGCAGCGCTGCCTCCTCAGGTTCTCTAGCTTAAGCTCAGAGGTAAAGGAAGTGCTTCTGGGTTTTGCTTACAACAACCCAGGCTCTTCCTGAAAGCATTACCTCAAAGTGAAGGCTGCCCAGAAGCACTTTTGGCCTTGCAAACATCTAGAGGTGGCATACTCAACAGGTGCTAGGGAtgctcagaggctcagaggggccatACCAGGCTGCAGCTTTAGACAGGCACCCCTCCTTCTGGCACAAACACAAACTTCATAGCCCTGGGTGCTGATGTAGTGACAGCTTGAATCTCACAAGGAGTCCCCTCCAGAAACCCAACATGCTTCAGGAAAGGCACTTGAGAGGGAGCCAACTTTTTAGCTACGGGGAGCATAAGGGTCAGCCAGAACATCTGGAGAAGGGACTAACTGAGCTTGGGTCCTaccaggcagggagagagctgtGCATTAGGAAAGGATCACTTCAAGACAGAGGTGAACAAAAAACTTGGAGATaggggtagagaaggaaaagagaggcagaaattgaaagggagaacataaaaacagagagacaaaaaaaaaaaaaaaaagcagggagaaagagacacaaggagagagacacacaggaagaaagacagagaaacaagagaACCCATAGTCACGCAGACCCTgaaactcaatttcttcatccagaaGCCATCCATCTATACCCCAGGGCGGCACAGGAGCCGTGGGGCCGAGGCTGCGGGAGCAGGCGGTGAGAGAGCACTGCAGCACCGCCCACCGCTCAGCGGGCCCGATCCGCCGTCCTCGCATCTTCCGCCGTTGCCCGCCTGCACCCGGAGCTAGAGGACCGCCCGGCCTTGCTCAGCGCACCCTACTGCCTCCCTCCAGGCGCCTTCTTGTCTGGCTCTGAGAAGCGTCCTCAAAAcccaggactggggttgggggctgcGTTAGGGAGGTCGTGGGAAAGGATGGGCACAGGGTGAGTGCAGAAAAAGCGACTGTGTTTCGCAGTTAGCATGAGCTCACCTCCGGGCTCTGAGCTGGCAGGAGTAGAAAGCTGATCGCCCGGCTCCTGCCAGTGGCCGGATCGCAAAGGCAGTTTAGACGGTGCAAACAACTGCCCAGAGCAAATCACCTGGGGGCACGTCTGCCGGTGGCTTCTCCCCGCTTGAGGACAGTCCCCACGCCTTCCGCCCCATGCCCTCGCAGAGACAGGTTACAGGTCGGGAAATCCAACCCGAGCGAAATGGGCAATTCACGTCCAAATGTAGGTGAAGACCTAGCCTTCGGTTTAAGAACTGCCTCCCTAAGCTCTTCTCGAAATTTTCCAAGGCAGCTGCAGCTTGTCGGGCGGCttggggcagggaagctggggagTTGAGAAATGCCTAGTTTCTAGGCGTCTTCTCATCTTCCATATTCCTTGCGCCTAAGTGGCTCTCACAGGAGCCCGGCACTTTTACAAGCCTGTTTTGGAACCATATTTCACTCTAATGAAAACCCATTTAAATCATCACCTTGTTTTTCGGAGACTGTTTCTTGTCAATGGGGCCATAAATCCAGAATGTCAAGCCGAATGGAGTGGAGCGCGGACAGGGGAGAGATGGAAGGGAAATGAATCAAGCAGGGAAAGTACCTCCTCGGGTGAGGTGGGAGGGACTCGGCAGGATCTCCAGGGTGGAAATGACCGAAGGCTGACCAGACCCCGCACCCCTGGAGTCCAAGCCAGCCTTCAGGATAAAGAGCGCGGGGAGCTACGGCGCGCTCTGCCCCGGAGGGAGCGCCCCCCTACCTGGAAAAGCCTCAGGATGTTGGCTACCATGATGGAGACCGAACTCCCCGAAGCCCCAGTCACTCCAACTACTTTCTCGGGATTGACAAAAACCGGAGGCTCGCCGTTGGTGCAGCGCACTTCGGAGGTGTCCTTCTGGATGAGCGCCTGGACGAAAGTGAGCGACTGTTCGAGCGCATAAGTGTCCCTGGAACAAGTGTCCAGGATCCGCGCTCCCAGCGTCACGTTGGGCAGCAGGTTGGGATCGCTGTTGATCTGGTCCAGGGCGTAGAGCATCGCTTCCAGCCTGTGGATCCCGTTCTCCCTCTTGATGTCGCCGCAGGGCACTCCGCTGGGACCCTTCGCGTGCACCGGAAACAGCCCCCCGAGGGTGACGTCCCCCTCGATCCGAATGGAGTGCGGGGCGTACATCTCCTGGCCGCGAGCCGCCGCCGCCAGCGCGCACAGAAGCACCTCCAGCACGCAGCAGGGAAACTTCATCAAAGTCAGGGCGCGGAGCAGCTTCCCCAGCTGGACCATGCTGCTCCCGCGGCTGCGGTGGTGGCGGCGGCACTCGAGGGGACGGTGGCGGGCTCGCCGGAGTCCTGGCCCCTTGGGGTGAGCTCCTCCGGGAAAGCCCAGGGTCTCCTGCGGGCGAGGAGGGTAGGGGCGCCCGGGGAAGGGCAGCCGgcgagggtggggtggggggtcccGCGGCGCCTGCCAGCTTGGGGCGCCGTGCGCTCTTGGGTTCCCCGGCCAGCGCGCCGCGCTCGAGCTCGCGCTCGGTGGCTTGCAGCTCGAGCTCTCCAACAGCCCAGCACTGGGGAGAGAGCGAGGATGGCTATCGCTTTAAATGCGCGTTcggctccctctcctcctccgcccactccctcccaccctcgctcgctctcaggctctccccacccttcccagcgCCCACCCTCCCCAGCGTTTTGCATCATCACGCAGGGAGGGGCTGCGTGCTGAGGTAAGGGGGGAGGGAATGGGTGCggctgtggggggggggagtACCTCTGATTGGGAGTTTCGAGGTCCCCAGGGAATCTGGGGATTGCAGGTCGCAGGCGAAGGCTGAGCTCCTGCTTCGGTCTCACTGTAGCAGCCGCTCGCTCGCCCGCCTGCACCCACACGCACATTCTAGGCACAGGGTGGCATCAGCCCCGGACAGGGCGGTTCTAGCTGGGGCTGACTGCTTCCAACCCTGAGGTCCGGAGCCGGGGCTGTCAGCGCCGGGAGAATGCGAGGTAGTCGAAGGTGATGCCGCCAAGCATGAAGGGTAGTAGGGAGACCCCAGTCTCTACTGCTAATTCGTCTGTGCcagtttttcctaagaaaaacacacatacacacaggagcCTGATTTATGACCTAAAGAACCTTTACGCAGAGACTTCTCcggggccaggcactgggctagcctGTAGGGAAAGACGCCAACAAGAAATGCTGGGAATGGAAATGCATCTTTGGTCTTCAGGGGTTACTGTGGCCGGAGCCGGATGAAGTAACCCTGGTCTCCAGTAAATCTGTGGCGGATtcgctccttttcttcctttcatcgcAAGAGATGGAACAACTGAGAACTCTGCAGAGCGCACTTTCTTCTCTGGCGCTGACAGGTGTAAGGCTCCCTCCTACCCATTTCCAGAGATGCTTTTGGGCTGATGTCAGGTTTCCTCGGGCAGGAAATAGCAAGAAAGAGGTGGCAGTAGGAGGAGCAGACAGAAATCTCCCCATCGATCCAGTGATCCAGtgatccattcttcttttttttttctggctgaagaTTTGGGGGGCTTGGGGAGTGGGATCAGGATGCCAGAGCAGGTTGTAGTGCAGTTAGGAAGCTGTTTTTCAAAGGTGTCCCCTCCTGCAGGTCCAGCCCAAACTTGGCCCATTAAAGCAACAAGTGGCCCTAGTTCCTACACAAGGAAGGGCAATGTATCTGCCCTTGGTGCCCACGTGTACTGCTTATGGAGGTCTCTACTCTTGCTGAGCCTTTCTGTTGGAGTGCAGCGAAACTGTCTTATACAGAATTGAGGGCGCAGAGGAAACCAAAACAAGACTATACTTTCTGTTGTAATGTTAGTGTactaaagaaaaatgtccttgcacataaacaaaacaacacacacacacacacacacacacacacgcacctaaAAAGTCAGAAGTTGGGAAGTTGGTTGTCTCTTCCACCAACCACCTGTATGACCTTGGCACTTCTGTTCCTGTGCCTGAGTTTtactttgcccatctgtaaaatgatgacattgaattgaatgttttacaggttaacttttaactttcaaatCCTCTGTTGAAATAGGCCATGCACCTTTGGCCATGGTGTTCTTTTTAGACCAATATCCTTTGTTGCTTTATGTGTAGGGCACCCGTTTTTTGATACCCAAAAACacttcaaacatttcctggtacagaggattttattttttttcttgttgaccaCCCATTTATCTTCCTTCTAGGGAGAGTCCagtccat
This sequence is a window from Globicephala melas chromosome 1, mGloMel1.2, whole genome shotgun sequence. Protein-coding genes within it:
- the LOC115850451 gene encoding metabotropic glutamate receptor 7-like isoform X1, translating into MVQLGKLLRALTLMKFPCCVLEVLLCALAAAARGQEMYAPHSIRIEGDVTLGGLFPVHAKGPSGVPCGDIKRENGIHRLEAMLYALDQINSDPNLLPNVTLGARILDTCSRDTYALEQSLTFVQALIQKDTSEVRCTNGEPPVFVNPEKVVGVTGASGSSVSIMVANILRLFQVGKMYQRVCLLGPRFPEQLSPVSTMLSHLPRVSREGNYFAHVLNWRILVPGPHNRELGVPMANPAERKGETQMREKIKGTLGAIWCCCRPKSRFLCQQSRHQETREIHHGYAVKIQSTVKVETLLPRALSMESKT
- the LOC115850451 gene encoding metabotropic glutamate receptor 7-like isoform X7; amino-acid sequence: MVQLGKLLRALTLMKFPCCVLEVLLCALAAAARGQEMYAPHSIRIEGDVTLGGLFPVHAKGPSGVPCGDIKRENGIHRLEAMLYALDQINSDPNLLPNVTLGARILDTCSRDTYALEQSLTFVQALIQKDTSEVRCTNGEPPVFVNPEKVVGVTGASGSSVSIMVANILRLFQVGKMYQRVCLLGPRFPEQLSPVSTMLSHLPLLVRREQAEWKKVIMTTGATKMKTLRKRKVKNLPMISYPSVQPVHKLHCPTPRSDFYVNRAAIRKPGRYTMDML
- the LOC115850451 gene encoding metabotropic glutamate receptor 7-like isoform X15, whose product is MVQLGKLLRALTLMKFPCCVLEVLLCALAAAARGQEMYAPHSIRIEGDVTLGGLFPVHAKGPSGVPCGDIKRENGIHRLEAMLYALDQINSDPNLLPNVTLGARILDTCSRDTYALEQSLTFVQALIQKDTSEVRCTNGEPPVFVNPEKVVGVTGASGSSVSIMVANILRLFQVGKMYQRVCLLGPRFPEQLSPVSTMLSHLPLLVRREQAEWKKVIMTTGATKAAGS
- the LOC115850451 gene encoding metabotropic glutamate receptor 7-like isoform X12, producing the protein MVQLGKLLRALTLMKFPCCVLEVLLCALAAAARGQEMYAPHSIRIEGDVTLGGLFPVHAKGPSGVPCGDIKRENGIHRLEAMLYALDQINSDPNLLPNVTLGARILDTCSRDTYALEQSLTFVQALIQKDTSEVRCTNGEPPVFVNPEKVVGVTGASGSSVSIMVANILRLFQVGKMYQRVCLLGPRFPEQLSPVSTMLSHLPLLVRREQAEWKKVIMTTGATKGCPEKVTTLPTS
- the LOC115850451 gene encoding metabotropic glutamate receptor 7-like isoform X3, with amino-acid sequence MVQLGKLLRALTLMKFPCCVLEVLLCALAAAARGQEMYAPHSIRIEGDVTLGGLFPVHAKGPSGVPCGDIKRENGIHRLEAMLYALDQINSDPNLLPNVTLGARILDTCSRDTYALEQSLTFVQALIQKDTSEVRCTNGEPPVFVNPEKVVGVTGASGSSVSIMVANILRLFQVGKMYQRVCLLGPRFPEQLSPVSTMLSHLPLLVRREQAEWKKVIMTTGATKGFPGGAVVESLPADAGDADSCPRPGRSHMLRSGWAREPWPLSLSVRNLCSATGEATTVRGPCTAKKKNNSVSI
- the LOC115850451 gene encoding metabotropic glutamate receptor 7-like isoform X6; translated protein: MVQLGKLLRALTLMKFPCCVLEVLLCALAAAARGQEMYAPHSIRIEGDVTLGGLFPVHAKGPSGVPCGDIKRENGIHRLEAMLYALDQINSDPNLLPNVTLGARILDTCSRDTYALEQSLTFVQALIQKDTSEVRCTNGEPPVFVNPEKVVGVTGASGSSVSIMVANILRLFQVGKMYQRVCLLGPRFPEQLSPVSTMLSHLPLLVRREQAEWKKVIMTTGATKCNRKWGLAARRSKASKEARASLVVQWLRVCLPMQGTRIRAPVREDPTCCGAAGPVSHGR
- the LOC115850451 gene encoding metabotropic glutamate receptor 7-like isoform X8, producing the protein MVQLGKLLRALTLMKFPCCVLEVLLCALAAAARGQEMYAPHSIRIEGDVTLGGLFPVHAKGPSGVPCGDIKRENGIHRLEAMLYALDQINSDPNLLPNVTLGARILDTCSRDTYALEQSLTFVQALIQKDTSEVRCTNGEPPVFVNPEKVVGVTGASGSSVSIMVANILRLFQVGKMYQRVCLLGPRFPEQLSPVSTMLSHLPLLVRREQAEWKKVIMTTGATKMKTLRKRKVKNLPMISYPSVQPVHKLHCPTPRSGEKTEVKQITCSRVLSK
- the LOC115850451 gene encoding metabotropic glutamate receptor 7-like isoform X11, which translates into the protein MVQLGKLLRALTLMKFPCCVLEVLLCALAAAARGQEMYAPHSIRIEGDVTLGGLFPVHAKGPSGVPCGDIKRENGIHRLEAMLYALDQINSDPNLLPNVTLGARILDTCSRDTYALEQSLTFVQALIQKDTSEVRCTNGEPPVFVNPEKVVGVTGASGSSVSIMVANILRLFQVGKMYQRVCLLGPRFPEQLSPVSTMLSHLPLLVRREQAEWKKVIMTTGATKISVSVCPHDENIIKVKYHE
- the LOC115850451 gene encoding metabotropic glutamate receptor 7-like isoform X10; amino-acid sequence: MVQLGKLLRALTLMKFPCCVLEVLLCALAAAARGQEMYAPHSIRIEGDVTLGGLFPVHAKGPSGVPCGDIKRENGIHRLEAMLYALDQINSDPNLLPNVTLGARILDTCSRDTYALEQSLTFVQALIQKDTSEVRCTNGEPPVFVNPEKVVGVTGASGSSVSIMVANILRLFQVGKMYQRVCLLGPRFPEQLSPVSTMLSHLPLLVRREQAEWKKVIMTTGATKMKTLRKRKVKNLPMISYPSVQPVHKLHCPTPRSDFCVCVSP
- the LOC115850451 gene encoding metabotropic glutamate receptor 7-like isoform X9 codes for the protein MVQLGKLLRALTLMKFPCCVLEVLLCALAAAARGQEMYAPHSIRIEGDVTLGGLFPVHAKGPSGVPCGDIKRENGIHRLEAMLYALDQINSDPNLLPNVTLGARILDTCSRDTYALEQSLTFVQALIQKDTSEVRCTNGEPPVFVNPEKVVGVTGASGSSVSIMVANILRLFQVGKMYQRVCLLGPRFPEQLSPVSTMLSHLPRVSREGNYFAHVLNWRILVPGPHNRELGVPMANPAERKGETQMREKIKGTLGAIWCCCRPKSRITGFLHL
- the LOC115850451 gene encoding metabotropic glutamate receptor 7-like isoform X5, producing the protein MVQLGKLLRALTLMKFPCCVLEVLLCALAAAARGQEMYAPHSIRIEGDVTLGGLFPVHAKGPSGVPCGDIKRENGIHRLEAMLYALDQINSDPNLLPNVTLGARILDTCSRDTYALEQSLTFVQALIQKDTSEVRCTNGEPPVFVNPEKVVGVTGASGSSVSIMVANILRLFQVGKMYQRVCLLGPRFPEQLSPVSTMLSHLPLLVRREQAEWKKVIMTTGATKMKTLRKRKVKNLPMISYPSVQPVHKLHCPTPRSGESWYQDHTIENLESPWLIQQREKEKHRCERK
- the LOC115850451 gene encoding metabotropic glutamate receptor 7-like isoform X13, with the translated sequence MVQLGKLLRALTLMKFPCCVLEVLLCALAAAARGQEMYAPHSIRIEGDVTLGGLFPVHAKGPSGVPCGDIKRENGIHRLEAMLYALDQINSDPNLLPNVTLGARILDTCSRDTYALEQSLTFVQALIQKDTSEVRCTNGEPPVFVNPEKVVGVTGASGSSVSIMVANILRLFQVGKMYQRVCLLGPRFPEQLSPVSTMLSHLPLLVRREQAEWKKVIMTTGATKLEVERRNIFH
- the LOC115850451 gene encoding metabotropic glutamate receptor 7-like isoform X4 yields the protein MVQLGKLLRALTLMKFPCCVLEVLLCALAAAARGQEMYAPHSIRIEGDVTLGGLFPVHAKGPSGVPCGDIKRENGIHRLEAMLYALDQINSDPNLLPNVTLGARILDTCSRDTYALEQSLTFVQALIQKDTSEVRCTNGEPPVFVNPEKVVGVTGASGSSVSIMVANILRLFQVGKMYQRVCLLGPRFPEQLSPVSTMLSHLPLLVRREQAEWKKVIMTTGATKLLALSFGFGPTSACRSPEGVFSSPRQYRVKGAAASGALAHSGRGEGGVWSAGRACRSRGQRDVAPA
- the LOC115850451 gene encoding metabotropic glutamate receptor 7-like isoform X2, which codes for MVQLGKLLRALTLMKFPCCVLEVLLCALAAAARGQEMYAPHSIRIEGDVTLGGLFPVHAKGPSGVPCGDIKRENGIHRLEAMLYALDQINSDPNLLPNVTLGARILDTCSRDTYALEQSLTFVQALIQKDTSEVRCTNGEPPVFVNPEKVVGVTGASGSSVSIMVANILRLFQVGKMYQRVCLLGPRFPEQLSPVSTMLSHLPLLVRREQAEWKKVIMTTGATKMKTLRKRKVKNLPMISYPSVQPVHKLHCPTPRSGLILEVVTVILISVLITSIFDRHIRQENFNHFYDQKFSSQCF
- the LOC115850451 gene encoding metabotropic glutamate receptor 7-like isoform X14 produces the protein MVQLGKLLRALTLMKFPCCVLEVLLCALAAAARGQEMYAPHSIRIEGDVTLGGLFPVHAKGPSGVPCGDIKRENGIHRLEAMLYALDQINSDPNLLPNVTLGARILDTCSRDTYALEQSLTFVQALIQKDTSEVRCTNGEPPVFVNPEKVVGVTGASGSSVSIMVANILRLFQVGKMYQRVCLLGPRFPEQLSPVSTMLSHLPLLVRREQAEWKKVIMTTGATKPSPVVLG